From the genome of Colwellia psychrerythraea 34H, one region includes:
- a CDS encoding histone deacetylase family protein — MPVGIIGHYRCGEHNMGEHHPENGKRLTAISDQLIRSGLDYVVRQFDSKPIDKSLLALAHTQEHIDFVFDNAPNEGEENFTVGEDSVMNEKTLTSIMYSAGAAVDAVDLVMEGTLGAAFCATRPPGHHAEHDKGMGFCFFNNVAVAAAYAKQKYGLKRVAIVDFDVHHGNGTEDIITNHFNATPEDDKGYLFCSSYQYPLYPFEIQESDTPPIINTPLAATTKGEQFREKLTAHWLPALHKFKPELILISAGFDAHIEDEMSHVSLTEADYRWITDELKIIAEEYGKGRIVSVLEGGYAPSALGRSVVAHVNGLIGN; from the coding sequence ATGCCAGTAGGAATAATAGGCCACTATCGATGTGGCGAACATAATATGGGTGAGCATCACCCGGAAAATGGTAAGCGCTTAACGGCTATTTCAGACCAATTAATTCGAAGCGGTTTAGATTATGTGGTGCGTCAATTTGATTCTAAACCTATCGATAAAAGCTTGCTAGCCTTAGCGCATACGCAAGAACATATCGATTTTGTTTTTGATAATGCCCCAAATGAAGGTGAAGAAAATTTTACCGTGGGTGAAGATTCTGTGATGAATGAAAAAACCCTCACTTCTATTATGTATTCAGCAGGCGCTGCTGTTGATGCTGTAGATTTAGTGATGGAAGGCACCTTAGGTGCTGCATTTTGTGCCACAAGGCCCCCTGGTCATCACGCAGAACACGATAAAGGCATGGGTTTCTGCTTTTTTAATAACGTCGCTGTAGCTGCCGCGTATGCCAAACAAAAGTATGGTTTAAAACGCGTCGCAATCGTGGATTTTGATGTTCACCACGGTAACGGCACTGAAGATATTATAACCAATCATTTTAATGCCACCCCTGAAGATGACAAAGGTTATCTATTTTGCTCAAGCTATCAATATCCGCTCTACCCGTTTGAAATTCAGGAGAGTGATACTCCGCCGATTATCAATACACCATTAGCCGCAACCACTAAGGGAGAGCAGTTCCGTGAAAAATTAACTGCACACTGGTTACCTGCCTTGCATAAATTCAAACCTGAACTGATCCTTATCTCGGCTGGTTTTGACGCCCATATTGAAGATGAGATGTCACACGTTAGCTTAACAGAGGCAGATTATCGTTGGATCACCGATGAACTTAAAATCATCGCTGAAGAATATGGTAAAGGCAGAATTGTTTCTGTGCTTGAAGGCGGTTATGCACCCAGTGCGTTAGGAAGAAGTGTCGTTGCTCATGTTAATGGTTTGATTGGTAATTAA
- a CDS encoding GNAT family N-acetyltransferase, whose product MTAQDEQRDSVKWGDYLKSGNRIFIGSNAAVPNALIDDLIANSKGLHDIETVHILTLSENVWAKSEHKDLFKVNSLFIGGKNIREAIAEGRGDYTPCFISDVPRLFNENSLPLDAALIMVSPPDEYGYCSLGVSVDIVSAAVKAAKYVIAQINPKMPRTNGHSFVHVNQIHSWINAEQDLPQIFAPEMDRRTEQIGQYVSMLIDNGATLQIGIGKIPEAVLTYLGNHKDLGIHSEMISDGVIDLMLKGVINNRRKTYHKGKAVVTFCIGSQKLYDFVDGNPHIEFYPSEHVNSPVKIAKNDNMVSINSAIEVDLTGQVVSDSIGYQFYSGIGGQVDFVRGASLSKGGKAIIALPSTTKDGTTSRIVAHITEGGGVVTSRGHVAFVVTEFGIASLQGKSIRERALELIRIAHPKFRDKLLNDVRKHYWVPEYQESSPSSVPELGTIEMKRFNFADINYTLRALAPADERKLQEFFYSHNKETLIMRYNHHITQMTREKSCNLVSVNQHTDLALCFTKKNSLGESIQAVARYYYIESMNSGEVAFVIKESLRGRGMASTLLGEMIAIAKIRKLDSLVACVRRDNGSMLKVFERAGFVRQPSEDFDEVSLELTLTTPETGDTEKH is encoded by the coding sequence ATGACAGCACAAGACGAGCAACGTGATAGTGTCAAATGGGGTGATTACTTAAAATCAGGTAATCGTATTTTTATCGGCTCTAATGCCGCCGTACCTAATGCCTTAATAGATGATTTGATAGCCAATAGCAAAGGGCTACATGATATTGAAACCGTTCATATTTTAACTTTGTCTGAGAATGTTTGGGCGAAATCTGAACATAAAGACTTATTTAAAGTAAATAGTTTGTTCATTGGCGGTAAGAATATTCGTGAAGCTATCGCCGAAGGGCGTGGTGATTATACACCTTGCTTTATTTCTGATGTTCCACGTTTATTTAATGAAAATAGTTTACCGCTTGATGCAGCACTGATCATGGTGAGTCCACCTGATGAATACGGTTACTGTTCATTAGGCGTGAGTGTAGATATTGTTTCTGCAGCAGTAAAAGCTGCCAAATATGTCATCGCCCAAATAAACCCTAAAATGCCACGTACCAATGGTCATAGCTTTGTTCATGTAAATCAAATTCATAGTTGGATAAATGCAGAGCAAGATTTACCACAAATTTTTGCCCCTGAAATGGATAGACGTACTGAACAAATTGGTCAATACGTTTCTATGCTAATAGACAATGGTGCTACTTTACAAATTGGTATCGGTAAGATCCCAGAAGCGGTATTAACCTATTTAGGTAATCATAAAGATTTAGGCATTCACAGTGAAATGATCTCAGATGGTGTGATTGATCTCATGCTAAAAGGGGTTATCAATAACCGTAGAAAAACCTACCACAAAGGCAAAGCCGTAGTAACCTTCTGTATTGGCAGCCAAAAATTATATGACTTTGTTGATGGTAATCCTCATATTGAGTTTTATCCTTCAGAACATGTTAACTCACCCGTAAAAATTGCCAAAAATGACAACATGGTGTCAATCAATAGCGCCATTGAAGTTGATTTAACCGGACAAGTAGTTTCTGACTCTATTGGTTATCAATTCTATAGTGGCATTGGTGGACAAGTAGATTTTGTTCGTGGCGCTTCTTTAAGTAAAGGCGGTAAGGCAATTATAGCTCTACCTTCCACAACCAAAGATGGTACAACTTCTCGTATCGTTGCCCATATAACTGAAGGCGGTGGCGTAGTGACTTCTCGCGGTCATGTTGCTTTCGTCGTTACCGAGTTTGGTATCGCCTCGTTGCAAGGTAAAAGTATTCGCGAACGCGCACTAGAGCTGATTCGTATCGCTCATCCTAAATTTAGAGATAAATTGCTTAACGATGTTCGTAAACATTATTGGGTGCCTGAGTATCAAGAAAGCTCTCCTAGCTCGGTGCCTGAATTAGGCACCATAGAAATGAAACGCTTTAATTTTGCCGATATTAATTACACATTAAGGGCATTAGCGCCGGCTGATGAACGTAAATTACAAGAGTTCTTTTATTCTCATAATAAAGAAACGTTAATCATGCGTTATAACCATCATATTACCCAGATGACGCGTGAAAAGTCCTGTAATTTGGTCAGCGTAAATCAACACACAGACCTTGCTCTTTGTTTTACCAAGAAAAACTCTTTAGGTGAATCGATACAAGCCGTTGCTCGATATTATTATATTGAAAGTATGAATAGCGGTGAGGTGGCTTTTGTTATTAAAGAAAGTCTACGTGGTCGAGGCATGGCAAGTACCCTATTGGGTGAGATGATCGCCATAGCTAAAATTCGTAAGCTTGATAGTTTAGTTGCCTGTGTGCGACGAGATAATGGCTCTATGTTAAAAGTCTTCGAACGTGCAGGTTTTGTGCGCCAGCCAAGTGAAGATTTTGATGAAGTTAGCTTAGAGCTAACGTTAACGACACCGGAAACGGGTGATACTGAAAAACACTAA
- a CDS encoding sulfotransferase, whose product MSTEKIFIIGLPRTATTSVCLAMLEQGYKTAHNAYTQDSFSQAQVLADTPIFCDYQTLDKDFPNSRFIHLTRAPELWLPSIKQLLQRMLVNLQRTDGGFNPHIKRCYSETFSPLTEENINSDEFLLDCYTRHQQGITEHFQDRPQDLLTIDVGDEGSYLAMLSFLNIEKEKAREGGFKQINIGGKVRAWQHLNNPLKVESTNKGRIDKVLY is encoded by the coding sequence GTGTCGACAGAGAAAATTTTTATTATTGGTTTACCGAGAACGGCAACCACCAGCGTGTGTTTAGCAATGTTAGAGCAAGGTTATAAAACGGCTCATAATGCGTATACACAGGATTCATTTTCTCAAGCACAAGTGTTAGCTGATACGCCAATATTTTGTGACTATCAAACACTTGATAAAGACTTCCCTAATAGTCGGTTCATTCACTTAACGCGTGCTCCAGAGCTTTGGCTTCCTTCAATTAAGCAACTTTTACAACGCATGTTAGTTAACTTACAACGTACTGATGGAGGGTTTAATCCCCATATAAAGCGTTGTTACAGTGAAACCTTCTCTCCATTAACCGAAGAGAATATTAACAGTGATGAGTTCTTGCTAGATTGTTACACCCGTCATCAGCAAGGGATTACTGAACACTTTCAAGACAGACCTCAAGATCTGCTTACCATAGATGTAGGTGACGAAGGGAGTTACTTAGCCATGTTGTCTTTCCTTAATATTGAAAAAGAAAAAGCAAGAGAGGGCGGTTTTAAACAAATAAATATTGGCGGTAAAGTGAGAGCCTGGCAGCACCTTAATAATCCGCTAAAAGTAGAGTCGACTAATAAGGGCCGCATTGATAAGGTGCTTTATTAG
- a CDS encoding tRNA-(ms[2]io[6]A)-hydroxylase translates to MFELKHHTGQDWVDAVMADFNRFLQDHAAAEKKASGMAMAMLSHYPDKAKLVRAMTDLAIEELIHFKQVLKLLVARDVTLGQDKKDPYITQIRALFRNGTSFFLMDRLLVAAVIEARGYEKFWLVSQALPEGKDKDLYEAIAKSEEKHKNLFVELAYEYCDKAEVDQRLEEILIAEAEICAGLPIRAVLH, encoded by the coding sequence ATGTTTGAATTAAAACACCACACTGGTCAAGATTGGGTTGATGCTGTAATGGCTGATTTTAACCGTTTTTTACAAGACCATGCGGCAGCGGAAAAGAAAGCCTCAGGTATGGCAATGGCAATGTTATCTCATTATCCAGACAAAGCTAAACTTGTCCGTGCTATGACTGATTTAGCTATTGAAGAGCTTATTCATTTCAAACAAGTACTAAAGTTACTTGTGGCTCGCGATGTTACCTTAGGTCAAGATAAAAAAGACCCATACATTACTCAAATTCGTGCCTTATTTCGTAACGGTACTAGCTTCTTTTTAATGGATAGATTGCTTGTTGCAGCAGTTATTGAAGCCCGTGGTTATGAGAAGTTCTGGTTGGTTTCACAAGCACTGCCTGAAGGTAAAGACAAAGACCTTTATGAAGCGATTGCTAAATCAGAAGAGAAGCATAAAAACTTATTTGTTGAGCTTGCATACGAGTATTGCGATAAAGCAGAAGTTGATCAGCGTTTAGAAGAAATATTAATCGCTGAAGCAGAAATATGTGCAGGTCTCCCTATCCGCGCAGTACTTCACTAG
- a CDS encoding LiaF domain-containing protein, with amino-acid sequence MTVTLKDRPIETVRSEVIDQLIMNYSHAELSYEAFERRLDQAMELANHQDLVDLTSDLPLAVDKAFVESKKQDLAPNYVGGETEELDYMVNIFSGSTRGGVWRVAKETRYLSIFSGTDIDFTDAQFSQEVVRIKMFSLFSGDTIYVPENVNVISKAFCIFGGIDNIAPSQSRSSGANQSSLNKPTIIIEGLSIFSGVSIKVRRSMKERFVELADSLKNIFS; translated from the coding sequence ATGACCGTTACCCTAAAAGATAGACCTATTGAAACAGTACGTAGTGAAGTGATTGACCAATTGATCATGAATTATAGTCATGCTGAATTATCTTATGAGGCTTTTGAACGTCGTTTAGACCAAGCTATGGAATTGGCTAACCATCAAGACTTAGTTGATCTAACCAGCGACTTACCCTTAGCTGTTGACAAAGCTTTTGTCGAAAGTAAAAAACAAGATTTAGCCCCTAATTATGTAGGAGGTGAAACAGAAGAACTGGACTACATGGTAAATATTTTTAGCGGCAGCACACGTGGAGGTGTATGGCGAGTAGCAAAAGAAACTCGCTATCTAAGCATATTTAGTGGTACGGATATTGATTTTACTGATGCTCAATTTAGCCAAGAAGTTGTGCGTATTAAAATGTTTAGCTTATTTAGCGGCGATACAATTTATGTCCCAGAGAATGTCAATGTAATATCAAAAGCATTTTGTATCTTTGGTGGCATTGATAATATAGCGCCAAGCCAATCAAGGTCTTCAGGCGCTAATCAGAGTAGTTTGAATAAACCGACTATTATAATTGAAGGACTCTCTATTTTCAGCGGTGTTAGTATTAAAGTAAGACGAAGTATGAAAGAGCGCTTTGTTGAGCTGGCAGATAGTTTGAAAAATATATTTTCGTAA
- a CDS encoding DUF1697 domain-containing protein, giving the protein MEKYVILFRGINVGGKNLLPMKALVPLLEEAEFEEISSYIQSGNVVLKSSTNPADVIHKLVMDNFGFSPELFILNEAEFSSAMTNNPYQTFEGKFVHFYFCHNAIELNQEKMTKYLAESEVYLVKDKVFYLHAPHGIGRSKLVTNIEACLGQPASGRNLNTTNKVSAMLKKM; this is encoded by the coding sequence ATGGAAAAATATGTAATACTTTTTAGAGGAATTAATGTTGGGGGTAAAAATTTATTACCTATGAAAGCGCTTGTTCCTCTGTTAGAAGAAGCTGAATTTGAAGAGATATCTTCTTATATTCAAAGTGGTAATGTGGTTTTAAAAAGCTCAACTAATCCAGCCGATGTCATTCATAAACTTGTAATGGACAATTTTGGCTTTTCTCCTGAACTCTTCATTTTGAATGAAGCAGAATTTAGTAGCGCTATGACAAATAACCCCTATCAAACATTCGAAGGTAAGTTCGTGCACTTTTATTTTTGCCATAATGCCATCGAGTTAAACCAAGAAAAAATGACTAAATACCTCGCTGAATCAGAAGTCTACCTTGTAAAAGACAAGGTATTTTATTTACATGCCCCACATGGTATCGGCCGCTCTAAACTAGTCACTAATATAGAAGCTTGTCTAGGCCAGCCAGCTTCAGGTCGCAATTTAAATACCACCAATAAAGTCAGTGCTATGTTAAAAAAAATGTAA
- a CDS encoding benzoate/H(+) symporter BenE family transporter — MIVREIGMLVNRIISATVAGLVAVVIGFASSVALIYQTVINLGGDASLASSWILTLGLSMGITSIALSFYYRVPILIAWSTPGAALLIANTQNFNLNEAIAGFMFSALLIFLCGITGWFEKLINKLPFQLASAMLGGILVNFGIDVFNQMNKAPLLVIVMFFTYLVCRQLMPKFTMLFVLIISVVLAWQLKLMTFTAFSWQLSEFTYISPEFNMSAVLGIGIPLFLVTMAAQNLPGIAVLKAHNYKAPVSSILSVTGFVNMLAAPFGGYAINLAAITAAICMTKDVDKDPKKRYWAGISGGGFYILMAISAGYLMQAFASLPNALIYSLAGMALFTTINSSIQQALSDDKMSEAAIITFLVTASNLSLWDISSVLWGLIAGSITLMTQSLLNRSNDKLC, encoded by the coding sequence ATCATTGTGAGGGAAATAGGTATGTTAGTCAATCGCATAATAAGCGCGACTGTTGCTGGATTGGTTGCCGTTGTTATTGGTTTTGCCAGCTCCGTAGCTTTGATCTATCAAACAGTTATTAACTTAGGCGGTGATGCAAGTCTCGCATCAAGTTGGATATTAACGTTAGGATTATCAATGGGCATAACGTCGATTGCCCTCTCATTTTATTACCGTGTTCCAATACTGATTGCTTGGTCAACACCAGGCGCAGCATTACTTATTGCAAATACTCAAAATTTTAACCTCAACGAAGCGATAGCTGGCTTCATGTTCTCAGCATTGCTAATTTTCTTGTGCGGTATTACCGGTTGGTTTGAAAAATTAATAAACAAACTGCCCTTTCAACTTGCTTCTGCAATGCTGGGTGGAATTTTGGTTAATTTTGGCATTGATGTTTTTAATCAAATGAATAAGGCGCCACTGCTGGTGATCGTCATGTTTTTTACCTATTTAGTTTGTAGACAATTGATGCCAAAATTCACCATGTTATTCGTGTTGATCATTAGTGTAGTGCTTGCGTGGCAACTTAAGTTAATGACGTTTACTGCATTTTCTTGGCAGCTAAGTGAATTTACCTATATTTCACCTGAATTTAATATGTCCGCGGTACTTGGTATTGGCATTCCCTTATTTCTTGTCACGATGGCAGCACAAAATCTGCCAGGCATTGCGGTATTAAAAGCTCATAATTATAAAGCCCCGGTATCGTCGATATTAAGTGTTACCGGCTTTGTGAATATGCTTGCCGCTCCCTTTGGTGGTTATGCCATAAACCTAGCGGCAATAACAGCAGCGATATGTATGACTAAAGACGTGGATAAAGATCCTAAAAAGCGTTATTGGGCTGGAATCTCTGGTGGTGGCTTTTATATATTAATGGCCATTTCTGCTGGATACCTGATGCAAGCTTTCGCATCATTACCTAATGCACTAATTTATTCATTAGCGGGTATGGCTTTATTTACCACTATCAATAGTAGTATTCAGCAAGCGCTCTCTGACGATAAAATGTCTGAAGCGGCAATCATTACCTTTCTCGTGACAGCGTCTAACTTGTCACTATGGGATATTAGCTCTGTATTATGGGGATTAATCGCCGGCTCAATAACCTTAATGACTCAAAGCTTGCTGAATAGATCCAACGACAAATTATGCTAA
- a CDS encoding helix-turn-helix domain-containing protein — translation MSINFNNAIGSQLKLARTNKGWSLDIASKNTNVSKAMLGQIERGESSPTVARLWDIATGFHLPLSYFFLAIEDDDVSKNMLNSEAGISISTLFPFDVETKSEVFSLTLASLHQQISAPHNDGVIEHILVIEGDMEYLLNGQWHHLSKGDVVKFNANQKHGYRNVSEHQAVFHNIICYTNEDKTTR, via the coding sequence ATGAGTATAAATTTCAACAATGCCATAGGTAGTCAACTAAAATTGGCGAGAACCAATAAAGGTTGGAGTCTTGATATTGCAAGTAAGAACACTAACGTTTCAAAGGCAATGTTAGGGCAAATTGAGCGAGGCGAATCAAGCCCAACTGTTGCGCGTTTGTGGGATATAGCCACTGGTTTTCATTTACCGTTAAGCTATTTTTTTCTAGCGATAGAGGACGATGACGTATCTAAAAATATGTTAAATAGTGAGGCAGGTATATCTATCTCTACTTTATTTCCCTTCGATGTTGAAACAAAGAGTGAGGTTTTTTCCCTAACCTTAGCGTCGTTACACCAGCAAATTTCTGCTCCCCATAATGATGGAGTGATAGAGCATATTTTGGTGATAGAAGGAGATATGGAATATCTTCTCAATGGGCAGTGGCACCATTTAAGCAAAGGTGACGTGGTAAAGTTCAATGCCAATCAAAAGCACGGTTATCGCAATGTGTCAGAACATCAGGCTGTATTTCATAATATTATTTGTTATACAAACGAAGATAAAACCACAAGATAA